The following nucleotide sequence is from Podospora bellae-mahoneyi strain CBS 112042 chromosome 1 map unlocalized CBS112042p_1, whole genome shotgun sequence.
ACCAAATATTCAAAATGCAGTTCAAGAGCTTCTTCACCGTCCTGGCCGCCGGCCTCACCATGATGgtcgccgccgaggaggacatcaccaccaccgagaccTCGACCCTCACCCAGACCCAAACCGTCACCATCACGCAGTGCAACCcaaccatctccaactgccccggccacaccaccacctctgtcgagacctccacctccaccctcaccacctggaccttccccctctccaactccaccatctctgtcggtcccaccgccacctccaagttcagcatcatcacctcccgcCCGGTCGTCACCGAGACCTCCATCGTTGAGGTGCCCGAGGAGCCAACAGGCACCACCCCAGCTCCGGCCGAGTCCAGCGTCGTCGagggcgccgccgccggcctcGCCGCCTCGCACGCTaccgtcctcctcggtgtTCTCGGTGCCGGTATTGCTCTCCTCGCTTAAAGAAGCAAGACATTGTTTACAtcttgtcttttttcttttgaagCGTTCATGATTTTCTAGAGCCATATACCCACCCAAATATACCActgatattttttttttaaaaaaaagaaagaaacaaaccaCACTTCGCCTCCCTTTTTCGATCTGGCCCCTGACGATCCGCCTTTGGAGCtgtttgtcttttttttttttttttttgaggagggggttgatttGCTTCAAGTTTGCTATTTACAACTTCGCTTCTATTCCCAACATATTTGTCAAATCTTCCacggggaaagggaaagTTTGGAGAAATTTCACACTGGCGGATTTATTAAGATTTAACCTGGAGGGAGAAAGACTTCTTTTCTAtgtgcttgcttgcttgttgtgtttttttgAGATACCCTCAAGGGAAtaggggaaagggggaggaggctaCTGGTTggcgaaggggttgttgtttatTCGATGGTCGTCAAGTCAGAgagtgagggagggagggaggaagggaggaaggggggagtCACAACGGGATTCTTTTTATTCACAAAACATTTTACCTACTTGCTTTTGTATTTTGTGCATGCATCTGCACGT
It contains:
- a CDS encoding uncharacterized protein (EggNog:ENOG503PI9H), with product MQFKSFFTVLAAGLTMMVAAEEDITTTETSTLTQTQTVTITQCNPTISNCPGHTTTSVETSTSTLTTWTFPLSNSTISVGPTATSKFSIITSRPVVTETSIVEVPEEPTGTTPAPAESSVVEGAAAGLAASHATVLLGVLGAGIALLA